The proteins below come from a single Candidatus Krumholzibacteriia bacterium genomic window:
- a CDS encoding RNA polymerase sigma factor, giving the protein MDRKTFESLLREHRDAVYGTARYLVRNADDAEDVVQETFVRLWRTGDEVRPDSVRSWLLRVCRNLSLDTLRRRKVREGARASADQVSERGRLGIEVAEDDGRERSLEVSDLGSGALHTETVLDVQRMVEAMEELKEPQRSIILLREVQDCTYEEIAEALDLSLSAVKVYLHRARKKIRRHFEGGTTEATS; this is encoded by the coding sequence ATGGACCGGAAGACCTTCGAGAGCCTGCTCCGCGAGCACCGCGACGCCGTCTACGGCACGGCCCGCTACCTGGTGCGCAACGCGGACGACGCCGAGGACGTGGTCCAGGAGACCTTCGTCCGGCTCTGGAGGACGGGAGACGAGGTCCGGCCCGACAGCGTGCGCAGTTGGCTGTTGCGCGTCTGCCGGAACCTGAGCCTCGACACCCTCCGCCGCCGCAAGGTGCGCGAGGGGGCCCGGGCCAGCGCCGACCAGGTTTCGGAGCGCGGTCGGCTCGGGATCGAGGTCGCCGAGGACGACGGGCGGGAACGATCCCTCGAGGTTTCGGATCTCGGATCGGGCGCGCTCCACACCGAAACGGTTCTCGACGTGCAGCGCATGGTCGAGGCCATGGAGGAGCTGAAGGAACCCCAGCGCTCGATCATCCTCCTGCGGGAAGTCCAGGACTGCACCTACGAGGAGATCGCCGAAGCGCTGGACCTGTCGTTGAGCGCGGTGAAGGTCTACCTGCACCGGGCTCGCAAGAAGATCCGCCGCCACTTCGAGGGCGGCACCACCGAGGCCACGTCATGA